Below is a window of Candidatus Methylomirabilota bacterium DNA.
GGCCGCAGCGGCGGACAGCGAGTGGCCGGAAACCATCGCGTCATCCGTATCACTCATTGGTACGTCGCTTGCTCCCACACGGGATCAACCGTCACCCAAGGAGGCCCCATGAACACGTTCACGAAGGCCGTCGTCGCGGCCGCGGTGGGATTGGTCGTCGGCGCGCCCACCGCCTGGGCGCAGGCCCCGACACCCGCGCCGAGCCCGGACGTCCGCCAGGACCGGCGCGAGCTCCGTGGCGATCGCCGCGAGGTTCAGCAGGACCGCGAGAAGCTCCGCGCCGACCGCAAGGCCGGCGACGCCGAAGCCGTGAAGGCGGACCGAAAGGAGCTCGCGAAGGACAAGAAGGATCTCAGGGAGGACGAGCGCGACCTCCATCGCGATCGGCCCGCGACCCGATAGCCCGGTTCGCCGCTCGGCCTGATTTCCGGTCGAGGGCCGCCTGCGCCCTGCTACGATGGCCGCGAACGTGGCAGAGCTCGAGCGCAGGAGCCCTCCACCGAGCCGCGCGGCCTCTCCCTGGGGGCTCGGGGGACTCTCCCTGCGGCAGCTCGCTCGGCGCGTCTACGCGCGGGTCTGGGAGGACGAGATCCTCAACCGGGCCGCGGGTCTCTCGTATTACTTCCTCTTCGCGCTCTTCCCCACCCTGCTGTTCCTGACCGCGCTCTTCGGCATGCTGCCGTTCCCCGACACGATGGGCCGTCTGCTCGGCTACGCCGACCGCGTGCTCCCGGCGGACGCCGCCTCGCTCCTCCGCAAGACGCTCGCCGAGGTCGTCGCGGGGGCGAGCGGAAGCATCCTCTCCGTCGGCGTGCTCGCCGCGCTCTGGGCCGCGTCGAGCGGGATGCTCTCGATCATGACGGCGCTGAACGTCGCCTACCGCGTCGCCGGGCAGCGCCGCTGGTGGAGCGCGCGCCTGGTCGCGATCGGGCTCACGTTCGGCTCCTCGCTCTTCGCGCTGACCGGGCTCGGGCTCCTCGCGTTCGGCGGCGGCATCGGCCGGGTCGTCGCGGGCTGGGTCGGCCTCGGCGCCGCGTTCACGCTGACCTGGAACGTGATCCAGTGGCCGGCGGCGATCCTCCTCGTCCTGACGGCGCTGTCGCTCGTCTACTGGCTGGCGCCCGCCGCCGGCCGGCGCTGGCACTGGATCACCCCGGGCGCGATCTTCGCGGTGCTGGCGTGGCTCCTGATGTCCCTGGGGCTCCGCCTCTACGTCGCGAGGGTCGACGACTATAACGCGACGTACGGGTCGATCGGCGGCGTCATCATCTTGATGCTCTGGCTCTACCTGAGCGGCGTCGCGCTCCTGATCGGCGCCGAGATCAACTCGGCGGTCGAGCAGGCGACGGCCGAGCCGACCTCGCTCTAGGGCTCACGATTTTTCGAGCCATTGAAGGGCTCGATATTTTTGAAGAGCTCGGCTCGCGCCGCGACCATGCTCACCTCGCACCGCCACCCATCAGCGGCGGGAAGATCGCGACGGTGTCGCCCGCCGCGAGCCGCTGCTCCGGGTCCGCGTCCCTTCCGTTCACCAGCACGACGCGCGTCGCGTCGCCCGGGATGCCGAGGCGCTGGACGACACTGTCCACGGTCGCGTCCTCCGGCACGTCGAGCTCGGCGGCGCCGGCGCGGTTCGGAGCGGGCAGGTAGGCGAGGAACGACGCGAAGAGCCTGACTTCGACCTTCAGCGCAGGTCGGCGACGCGCAGGCGATCGCCCGGACGGATCCGATCCTGGTTCTCGAGCCGGTTCCAGCGGAGGAGGTCGACGACGGAGATCCCGTACTGCTTGGCGATCGACGCCACCGTCTCGCGCGCGCGGACGACGTGCATCCCGCTGCTCGCGTCGGGTCGGGCGGTGCCGCCCTTGGCGACGGCGCCCGCGCGGCGCCGGGCCAGCGCGGCAACGACGCCGTCGCGCGTCCC
It encodes the following:
- a CDS encoding MoaD/ThiS family protein → MEPAREPGSDPSGRSPARRRPALKVEVRLFASFLAYLPAPNRAGAAELDVPEDATVDSVVQRLGIPGDATRVVLVNGRDADPEQRLAAGDTVAIFPPLMGGGAR
- a CDS encoding YihY/virulence factor BrkB family protein, giving the protein MAANVAELERRSPPPSRAASPWGLGGLSLRQLARRVYARVWEDEILNRAAGLSYYFLFALFPTLLFLTALFGMLPFPDTMGRLLGYADRVLPADAASLLRKTLAEVVAGASGSILSVGVLAALWAASSGMLSIMTALNVAYRVAGQRRWWSARLVAIGLTFGSSLFALTGLGLLAFGGGIGRVVAGWVGLGAAFTLTWNVIQWPAAILLVLTALSLVYWLAPAAGRRWHWITPGAIFAVLAWLLMSLGLRLYVARVDDYNATYGSIGGVIILMLWLYLSGVALLIGAEINSAVEQATAEPTSL